A section of the Halopiger aswanensis genome encodes:
- a CDS encoding MFS transporter produces the protein MTDDDSSAVADATTAFLEDHEDGERVLEAVLEVDADAETWTFDDIVLDSGTFGELVSRGIVEKHDGEYRVADEPVVRAVLAGDAIVAESTGTQDERSFSFKYDIDVRALSALLGALTVVAAARMLVYNRVFQRGYVVSPGNDPYFFRYWMERLLAESSGPTDYGVLVDTAWTRPSSHATNWFLAELLGGDQWAADIVAAWLPILASVALGALIYKLTVLLTRDVRVGIASVLLFAVTPTHVVYTELGFIDHQLHQYFWLGVTLLTLGWLAVDLQRRLERGGVVSDHLRSPATWVVACIFGISVAVGTHAWGGSPLLLLPLAGYIALRAAMDAREDVPSLHANLPVLGGLTLGAVISLALNVRWGWHETFVSATPAMVLVGGTLVFTLGELWRRQEVHLGGLVIVEGVVAAVGLFAFRRLRPEDWVAAQERIDDLFFREGASETMSLFATEYAVFFGPLYQLGVGFYLGLAVLGWVAWLVYRRYEPGWLLVGTYTGYLLLLAGIQVRFASQLAIPLAILGGLGFVYVLSAVDLARRPVPFRGDSPSMVDRTGAPSLASDGGRSEPSIALPDGRAAVYVVGIFLLVFGVSLIYVPGLTSDVAYDDSQVAALEAIDDHAEAVEREYPENYVLSEWGDNRMYNHFVNGESRGYGYAQSNYVDFVTGSDPDGWYDQFDGRVGYVVLTDVERDVPADSTQAQLFERYGSAGNETDGVAHYQAIFVDDDVAAFAVVPGATLDVSGEAGSSVPLETTVSVSDESITYERDVAIGDDGQGTVTVPYAGEYVVGNQTETVSEGDVLNGQAVTVGD, from the coding sequence ATGACTGACGACGACTCGAGTGCCGTTGCGGACGCGACCACCGCGTTTCTCGAGGATCATGAAGACGGGGAACGGGTGCTCGAAGCGGTTCTCGAGGTCGACGCGGACGCCGAAACGTGGACTTTTGACGACATCGTTCTGGATTCCGGAACCTTTGGTGAGCTAGTGTCTCGCGGGATCGTAGAGAAACACGATGGAGAATATCGCGTTGCGGATGAGCCGGTCGTCCGAGCAGTTCTTGCAGGTGACGCAATCGTCGCCGAATCAACCGGTACACAAGACGAGCGTTCGTTTTCGTTCAAATATGATATTGACGTACGGGCGCTGTCAGCGCTACTTGGCGCACTGACGGTCGTCGCCGCCGCGCGGATGCTCGTCTACAACCGCGTCTTCCAGCGCGGATACGTTGTCTCGCCCGGGAACGATCCGTATTTCTTCCGCTACTGGATGGAACGGCTGTTGGCGGAGTCGTCCGGGCCGACGGATTACGGTGTTCTAGTCGATACTGCGTGGACGCGTCCCTCCTCCCATGCGACTAACTGGTTTCTCGCCGAGTTACTCGGTGGTGATCAGTGGGCGGCGGATATCGTCGCTGCTTGGCTCCCGATCCTCGCCTCGGTTGCACTGGGTGCGTTGATCTACAAGCTCACCGTTCTGCTCACTCGAGACGTTCGCGTCGGGATCGCATCGGTGCTACTCTTCGCTGTCACGCCCACACACGTAGTGTACACGGAGCTGGGATTCATCGATCACCAGCTACACCAGTACTTCTGGCTCGGCGTGACGCTACTCACGCTCGGATGGCTCGCGGTCGATCTTCAGCGTCGTCTCGAGAGGGGCGGTGTCGTTTCGGACCACCTTCGATCGCCCGCGACGTGGGTCGTCGCCTGTATCTTCGGAATTTCCGTCGCTGTCGGAACGCACGCGTGGGGCGGCTCGCCGCTGCTCTTGCTCCCGCTGGCGGGCTACATCGCCCTGCGAGCGGCGATGGATGCTCGAGAAGATGTGCCATCGCTACACGCGAACCTTCCAGTATTGGGTGGACTTACGTTAGGTGCGGTGATTTCGCTCGCCTTGAATGTCCGGTGGGGATGGCACGAAACCTTCGTCTCGGCGACCCCTGCGATGGTGCTGGTCGGGGGGACGCTCGTATTCACGCTTGGCGAACTGTGGCGGCGGCAGGAAGTACATCTCGGCGGGTTAGTAATCGTTGAGGGAGTCGTCGCTGCTGTCGGGCTGTTTGCCTTCCGGCGGTTGCGTCCGGAAGACTGGGTAGCGGCCCAAGAACGTATCGACGATCTGTTCTTCCGGGAAGGTGCGAGCGAAACGATGTCGCTGTTCGCGACGGAGTACGCGGTGTTCTTCGGTCCGCTGTATCAGCTCGGCGTCGGATTCTATCTCGGACTGGCCGTGTTGGGCTGGGTAGCTTGGCTTGTCTACCGACGGTACGAGCCAGGGTGGTTACTCGTCGGGACCTACACCGGCTACCTACTGTTGCTGGCGGGGATTCAGGTTCGCTTCGCCAGTCAACTCGCGATTCCGCTCGCGATCCTTGGCGGACTCGGGTTCGTGTACGTGTTGTCCGCGGTCGATCTCGCGCGTCGCCCCGTCCCGTTCCGCGGCGACTCGCCGTCAATGGTAGATCGCACAGGAGCTCCATCGCTGGCTTCCGACGGCGGCCGATCAGAGCCGTCAATCGCGCTTCCCGATGGGCGGGCGGCCGTGTACGTTGTTGGCATCTTCCTGCTGGTATTCGGGGTGAGTCTGATCTATGTACCTGGACTGACTTCGGACGTCGCGTACGACGACTCACAGGTCGCCGCGCTCGAGGCGATCGACGACCACGCCGAAGCGGTCGAGCGAGAGTACCCCGAAAACTACGTGCTGAGCGAGTGGGGCGACAACCGAATGTACAACCACTTCGTGAACGGCGAGTCGCGAGGGTACGGCTACGCGCAGAGCAATTACGTCGATTTCGTCACCGGTTCTGATCCCGACGGCTGGTACGATCAGTTCGACGGCCGCGTCGGCTACGTCGTCCTCACTGACGTCGAGCGGGATGTGCCGGCAGACAGTACGCAAGCGCAGTTGTTCGAGCGGTACGGTTCGGCCGGAAACGAAACTGACGGCGTCGCCCACTACCAGGCTATCTTCGTCGACGACGACGTTGCCGCGTTCGCAGTCGTCCCCGGTGCGACGCTCGACGTCTCCGGCGAGGCGGGTTCATCCGTGCCCCTCGAGACAACGGTATCGGTGTCCGATGAGTCGATCACCTACGAACGCGACGTGGCTATCGGAGACGACGGCCAGGGGACGGTAACGGTCCCGTACGCAGGCGAGTACGTGGTTGGGAATCAGACGGAGACCGTTTCCGAGGGCGACGTTCTGAACGGACAAGCGGTTACGGTCGGTGACTGA
- a CDS encoding BGTF surface domain-containing protein, whose amino-acid sequence MKSQDIGDAGPTYNEKSDLNNKDVWIGQEVTLELDGDYTSLQIRQGSTYSEDDDVVLENRVRNQEVTFDSSELEAGNPYNLNVTGDNGDSKWNGVVFWVESEDLNTEFTSSTVSQEGSVNVSLESDRDTQWLNVSADGLDTDDLDNIFSNSDSNIEDVTTHEDDDRVTLNVTGVPSDDSVEFGADFSEIDAGEYEFDFESTDSLAADNATVEVIQDDAEVNFEGDANGEQGEIIDITVSTQYVDSGAVQIADLEDQNFQAATEFEIDEDDLNEITLQFNTNAPNATGADDAWSLHPKHDDHDIELSNKAVNASELDEFEPLGAYEYEMEAGTDLNTSSDLHEDNYYIDDSDVTDTAFFNVNDPTPVGDVSTHVAPAGDNVEGFDNLNDTTVTESNVVADGDHLLLNLDSFDQSGLVDSWSNGESVGEDLGNQSINITVEEQDPGPNVDANVWSTNPDQVADSDADDLIHANVTYTDVSEYDGNLVLALNYEDAGLEADESYDLTYSVSEDSPYVDSEDEEVEIEDSFTIEEPELEWDDSAEEVPNSANADVTGETNVAPGSEIDTNARSSGNFTDSEDAIVAEDGTFTATYDFSEYDAGITFDLTATHADRNEFDSNYEDDLRHQIESTLVDAEEPLIQLDTSAPEEVTVGDDATLDVTVANNGGAADEVEIGVDIAGESVDSQTVTLEPGDEWSQSYSFDTSEAGDIEWGVTAGDDSASGTLSVVEEEEPADDSGTDDSGTDDSGSDDSGSDDSGSDDSGSDDSGSDDGGASGTPGFGVAVAAIALLAAAMLALRRQD is encoded by the coding sequence GTGAAGTCGCAGGACATTGGCGACGCTGGACCAACATACAACGAGAAAAGCGACCTGAACAATAAGGACGTCTGGATCGGTCAAGAAGTCACCCTCGAACTCGATGGTGACTACACTTCGCTTCAGATTCGACAGGGTTCGACCTACAGCGAGGACGATGACGTCGTCCTCGAGAACCGTGTTCGAAATCAGGAGGTAACCTTCGATAGTTCCGAACTCGAAGCAGGTAACCCATACAACCTCAACGTCACTGGAGATAACGGCGATTCCAAGTGGAACGGTGTTGTCTTCTGGGTTGAATCCGAGGACCTCAACACTGAGTTCACCAGTTCCACCGTCTCTCAGGAAGGGAGCGTGAACGTCTCGCTCGAATCCGACCGTGACACGCAGTGGCTGAACGTCAGCGCTGACGGTCTCGACACGGACGACCTCGACAACATCTTCAGTAATTCCGACTCCAACATTGAGGATGTCACGACTCACGAAGACGACGACCGCGTGACGCTCAACGTCACGGGCGTTCCGTCTGACGATTCCGTCGAGTTCGGTGCTGACTTCAGCGAGATCGACGCTGGCGAGTACGAGTTCGACTTCGAGTCGACCGACTCGCTCGCGGCAGATAACGCAACAGTTGAAGTCATCCAGGACGACGCCGAAGTCAACTTCGAAGGTGACGCGAACGGCGAGCAGGGCGAAATCATCGACATCACTGTCAGCACCCAGTACGTTGACAGTGGTGCCGTCCAGATCGCTGACCTCGAAGACCAGAACTTCCAGGCTGCAACCGAGTTCGAGATCGACGAAGACGATCTCAACGAGATCACCCTGCAGTTCAACACCAACGCGCCGAACGCCACTGGGGCTGACGACGCATGGTCGCTCCACCCCAAGCACGACGACCACGACATCGAACTGAGTAACAAGGCTGTGAACGCCTCTGAGCTCGATGAGTTCGAGCCTCTCGGCGCGTACGAGTACGAGATGGAGGCAGGTACGGACCTGAACACGTCGTCCGACCTCCACGAAGACAACTACTACATCGACGATAGCGACGTGACCGACACGGCGTTCTTCAACGTGAACGACCCAACGCCCGTCGGTGACGTCTCGACGCACGTCGCACCCGCTGGCGACAACGTTGAAGGGTTCGACAACCTCAACGACACCACCGTCACCGAATCCAACGTCGTCGCTGACGGTGACCACCTGCTCCTGAACCTCGACAGCTTCGACCAGTCCGGACTGGTTGATTCCTGGAGCAACGGTGAGTCCGTCGGTGAAGACCTCGGAAACCAGAGCATCAACATCACCGTCGAAGAGCAGGACCCCGGCCCGAACGTTGACGCCAACGTCTGGAGCACTAACCCCGATCAGGTCGCTGACTCCGATGCGGATGACCTGATCCACGCAAACGTTACCTACACCGACGTCTCCGAATACGACGGTAACCTCGTCCTGGCTCTCAACTACGAGGACGCCGGCCTCGAAGCTGACGAGTCCTACGACCTGACCTACTCGGTCAGCGAGGACAGTCCGTACGTTGACAGTGAGGACGAAGAAGTGGAAATCGAAGACTCGTTCACCATCGAAGAACCTGAGCTTGAGTGGGACGACAGCGCTGAGGAAGTCCCCAACTCGGCAAACGCTGACGTGACCGGTGAAACGAACGTCGCCCCTGGCAGCGAGATCGACACGAACGCTCGCTCCTCGGGTAACTTCACCGACTCCGAAGACGCGATCGTTGCTGAGGACGGCACGTTCACCGCCACGTACGACTTTAGCGAGTACGACGCTGGCATCACGTTCGACCTCACGGCGACCCACGCCGACCGCAACGAGTTCGACAGCAACTACGAGGACGACCTCCGACATCAGATCGAGTCGACCCTCGTCGACGCTGAAGAACCCCTGATTCAGCTCGACACCAGCGCACCTGAAGAAGTCACCGTCGGTGACGACGCCACGCTCGACGTGACCGTCGCCAACAACGGTGGCGCAGCTGACGAAGTCGAGATCGGCGTTGACATCGCTGGCGAATCCGTCGACAGCCAGACTGTCACGCTCGAGCCCGGTGACGAGTGGAGCCAGAGCTACTCCTTCGACACCTCGGAAGCTGGCGACATCGAGTGGGGCGTCACTGCTGGTGACGACTCCGCCAGTGGCACCCTGAGCGTTGTCGAAGAAGAAGAGCCCGCTGACGACAGTGGCACTGACGACAGTGGCACTGACGACAGCGGCTCCGACGACAGCGGCTCCGACGACAGCGGGTCTGACGACAGTGGCTCCGACGACAGCGGCTCTGACGACGGCGGCGCCTCCGGTACGCCCGGCTTCGGCGTTGCTGTCGCCGCAATCGCCCTGCTCGCAGCCGCCATGCTGGCCCTGCGCCGTCAGGACTAA
- a CDS encoding oligosaccharyl transferase, archaeosortase A system-associated, with amino-acid sequence MSTDTEHVEEESDTSSALATWRNWYHFPIIGAVMLFMFWLRTQSFDRFTTGDGTPALAGIDSWYHWRTIQWTAENYPHTMPYEIWTGFPEGNYVGQFGTLFDQLIVTAAMIVGLGDPSTQTLYTVSLLSIPIMAALVAIPVFYMGRRLGGTLGGIISIIILALSRGQFLSRSTVGQLDHHIGEALFMAIAVLAMMVALTVGEREKPIYELVADKDWQPLRTPALYSVLAGIALSLYIWVWPSGVVLVGIFGAFFAVQLCLDYLRGVSPDHIAFVGAVSLGVTTLVTAILIERPGFGTTNFSYLQPLLALSVAVGCLFMAWLAREWNNRDIDRRYYPAAIVGIGAGALALMWLVLPELYSTLVGNLTGRLLPFGASESALTVQEVQPPDDYFNHVFSESGSAFFTMLIGLVFLAIRPLFGRKFRAEHTLVIVWSLFLISMAAAQVRFSYYLVLAIAVVNAAFVAEVVRLFDLDLTRRLESVRQLETYQVLTVAIVVLLLFAPLLPPIATATAWGSAESVGPNGDAMTWEEANHWLEGNTPEPGDWADADRTDELEYYGTYEYPDNGNYDYPEGAYGVISWWDYGHLITTQGERIPHSNPFQQHASSSSAFLTATSEERAELVLDAIAAGGSPTDESNEQLEQIAADTNDSGEDVRYVMIDDQMAGGKFSAMTAFTGPGYGHYYDTKEYQLDGDQQQVAGPNENYYNTTTASLYLQDANEMEHYRLVHENDDYAFVGGMRVGNRGGPHYSLQLSRYNRLVNDQFEVETSWGNETAALQSDLADARENNEIYQSLGIPMWDAHLESTVKTFERVEGATITGTVDDESIVENATVTAAVDLETNTGRTFTYEQEATVNEDGSFELTVPYATNDELSVEDGYTNSSVEALSNYVVSVERPGSQGFGITEYQGQTEVSESAVVDGETVSVDLEEVEFENQSDMNNESESNATDENSSDDNSAESDSTGNNDTAGAISSADSMIAESAN; translated from the coding sequence ATGAGCACGGATACCGAACACGTCGAGGAGGAGTCCGACACGTCCTCCGCCCTCGCGACGTGGCGAAACTGGTATCACTTCCCTATTATCGGGGCCGTGATGCTGTTTATGTTCTGGCTGCGGACCCAGTCGTTCGACCGGTTCACGACTGGCGACGGAACGCCTGCGCTGGCGGGAATCGACTCGTGGTATCACTGGCGAACGATCCAGTGGACCGCGGAGAACTACCCGCACACAATGCCGTACGAGATCTGGACCGGCTTCCCGGAGGGGAACTACGTCGGCCAGTTCGGCACACTCTTCGATCAACTGATCGTCACGGCGGCGATGATCGTCGGGCTCGGCGATCCATCCACCCAAACGCTGTACACGGTTTCGCTGCTTTCGATCCCGATCATGGCAGCGCTCGTTGCGATTCCCGTCTTCTACATGGGGCGGCGCCTCGGCGGGACGCTAGGCGGGATCATCTCGATCATCATTCTCGCGCTTTCCCGCGGACAGTTCCTCTCACGATCGACCGTCGGCCAGCTCGACCACCACATCGGCGAGGCACTGTTTATGGCGATTGCGGTCCTCGCGATGATGGTCGCACTCACCGTCGGCGAGCGGGAGAAACCGATCTACGAACTGGTCGCGGACAAGGACTGGCAACCGCTTCGTACGCCTGCCCTCTATAGCGTCCTCGCTGGAATTGCGCTCTCGCTTTACATCTGGGTGTGGCCGTCTGGCGTCGTACTCGTCGGTATCTTCGGCGCCTTCTTCGCCGTGCAGCTCTGTCTCGATTATCTCCGCGGAGTCTCTCCAGACCACATCGCATTCGTCGGTGCGGTGAGTCTCGGCGTCACTACGCTCGTGACCGCGATACTGATCGAACGACCCGGATTCGGGACCACTAATTTCAGCTACCTCCAGCCCCTTCTTGCCCTCTCAGTAGCAGTTGGCTGTCTTTTCATGGCCTGGCTCGCTCGAGAGTGGAACAATCGAGATATCGATCGTCGGTACTATCCCGCTGCAATCGTCGGAATCGGCGCCGGTGCGCTGGCACTGATGTGGCTCGTACTCCCTGAACTCTACAGTACGCTCGTCGGAAACCTCACAGGGCGACTCCTTCCCTTCGGTGCATCTGAATCCGCACTAACCGTTCAGGAAGTCCAACCGCCGGATGACTACTTCAACCACGTCTTCTCCGAGTCCGGAAGCGCGTTCTTCACGATGCTCATTGGACTCGTCTTTCTCGCGATCCGGCCACTCTTCGGCCGTAAATTCCGTGCTGAGCACACGCTCGTTATCGTCTGGTCGCTGTTCCTGATCAGTATGGCGGCGGCACAAGTTCGTTTCTCGTACTACCTTGTCCTCGCAATCGCCGTCGTTAACGCCGCGTTCGTCGCGGAGGTTGTACGGCTCTTCGATCTCGATCTCACCAGACGACTCGAGTCGGTCAGGCAACTCGAGACCTATCAAGTTCTCACTGTCGCGATTGTTGTCCTCTTGCTGTTCGCGCCGTTGCTGCCGCCGATTGCGACGGCAACTGCGTGGGGGAGTGCTGAATCCGTTGGGCCGAACGGCGACGCGATGACGTGGGAGGAAGCGAACCACTGGCTAGAAGGAAACACGCCCGAGCCGGGTGACTGGGCGGACGCAGACAGAACTGACGAACTCGAGTACTACGGCACCTACGAGTATCCGGACAATGGTAACTACGACTATCCCGAGGGGGCGTACGGCGTAATCTCGTGGTGGGACTACGGCCATCTGATCACAACGCAGGGTGAACGAATACCGCACTCAAATCCGTTCCAGCAACACGCGTCATCGTCATCGGCCTTCCTGACGGCTACGTCCGAAGAACGAGCTGAGTTGGTGCTCGATGCGATCGCTGCAGGTGGATCACCGACCGACGAGTCCAACGAACAACTCGAGCAAATTGCCGCCGATACCAACGACAGCGGCGAAGACGTCCGGTACGTGATGATCGATGACCAGATGGCCGGCGGGAAGTTCAGTGCGATGACCGCCTTCACCGGACCCGGCTACGGTCACTACTACGACACGAAGGAATACCAGCTCGACGGTGACCAACAACAGGTTGCTGGCCCGAACGAGAACTACTACAATACGACGACGGCGTCGCTGTACCTTCAGGACGCAAACGAGATGGAGCACTATCGGCTGGTCCACGAGAACGACGACTACGCGTTCGTCGGCGGAATGCGGGTTGGAAACCGAGGCGGTCCCCACTACTCGCTCCAACTCTCACGATACAACCGGCTCGTCAACGACCAGTTCGAAGTCGAAACAAGTTGGGGCAACGAAACGGCTGCGTTGCAATCGGACCTCGCGGACGCACGCGAGAACAACGAAATCTACCAGTCGCTCGGTATCCCGATGTGGGATGCACACCTCGAGTCGACTGTCAAAACCTTCGAGCGTGTCGAAGGCGCGACGATTACAGGAACTGTTGACGACGAGTCTATCGTCGAGAACGCAACTGTGACCGCAGCGGTCGACCTCGAGACAAACACCGGCCGTACGTTCACCTATGAGCAGGAAGCTACGGTTAACGAGGATGGGAGCTTCGAACTGACGGTGCCGTACGCGACAAACGACGAACTGAGCGTCGAGGACGGCTACACGAACAGTAGTGTCGAAGCGCTCAGCAACTACGTCGTCTCCGTCGAACGGCCTGGTTCGCAAGGTTTCGGCATCACTGAGTATCAGGGCCAGACTGAAGTTAGTGAATCAGCAGTCGTCGACGGAGAGACGGTTTCGGTTGATCTCGAGGAGGTCGAGTTCGAGAATCAGAGCGATATGAATAACGAGAGCGAGAGTAACGCGACTGACGAAAACAGTTCCGACGATAACAGTGCGGAAAGTGACTCGACCGGCAACAACGACACGGCCGGCGCAATTAGCTCAGCTGATTCCATGATCGCTGAATCCGCGAACTAG